A single Gopherus flavomarginatus isolate rGopFla2 chromosome 24, rGopFla2.mat.asm, whole genome shotgun sequence DNA region contains:
- the LOC127040046 gene encoding GRAM domain-containing protein 2A-like isoform X2 — protein sequence MEPQLGGVDTALGEAAEPCLADPAASSGKLKKSKKKMLEPKKWQSLEETGSDAPQPRRHPSLSRSKTYDPSFSKESEQELTLGRQKATSSSLAKHLASYQKAFKEMPEEESLLDSVSCAWQREVPYHGRLYISQNYICFHCSMLLWDIKVVIPVSSIAILKKANTALLVPNALSIRTAEGEKFLFVSMRTREATYQLLRSVCKHLQDRSTSISSPASPVNTSYELCKKSLTSSQSDLELNPPESDGLLDQQGGAWPGTQTKNKPRGWWAQLSTLNIVILIYLLLVVVLLLSSGYIGLRIVALEQQLMSMGAWPELDLHQYKTT from the exons ctGCCTGGCTGACCCTGCCGCCAGCTCCGGGAAACTCAAGAAGAGCAAGAAGAAGATGCTGGAGCCGAAGAAGTGGCAGAGCCTGGAGGAGACGGGGAGCGATGCCCCCCAGCCAAGGAGGCACCCCAGCCTCTCCAG ATCAAAGACCTATGACCCATCCTTCTCCAAAGAGAGCGAACAGGAGCTGACCCTGGGTAGGCAGAAGGCCACCTCGTCCTCT TTAGCCAAGCACCTGGCGAGCTACCAGAAGGCCTTCAAGGAGATGCCCGAGGAGGAGTCCCTACTGGACA GTGTCTCCTGTGCCTGGCAAAGGGAAGTCCCCTATCATGGGCGCCTCTACATCTCCCAGAACTACATCTGCTTCCACTGCAGCATGCTGCTCTGGGACATCAAG GTGGTGATCCCCGTCTCCTCCATCGCCATCCTCAAGAAGGCCAACACGGCACTGCTGGTGCCCAACGCCCTCAGCATTCGGACCGCGGAGGGTGAGAAG TTTCTCTTTGTCTCGATGAGGACCCGGGAGGCCACGTACCAGCTGCTGCGATCGGTCTGCAAACACCTGCAG GACAGGAGCACGAGCATCAGCTCCCCGGCCTCGCCCGTCAACACCAGCTACGAGCTCTGCAAGAAGTCTCTG ACCTCGAGCCAGTCGGACCTGGAACTGAACCCCCCCGAGTCTGATGGCCTCCTGGACCAGCAAG GGGGGGCATGGCCAGGCACGCAGACAAAGAACAAGCCCAGGGGCTGGTGGGCGCAACTGAGCACCCTCAATATCGTCATCCTCATCTACCTGCTGCT ggtggtggtgctgctgctgtcctCGGGGTACATCGGCCTGAGAATCGTGgcactggagcagcagctgaTGTCAATGGGGGCCTGGCCGGAGCTCGACCTACACCA ATACAAGACGACCTGA
- the LOC127040046 gene encoding GRAM domain-containing protein 2A-like isoform X1: MEPQLGGVDTALGEAAEPCLADPAASSGKLKKSKKKMLEPKKWQSLEETGSDAPQPRRHPSLSRSKTYDPSFSKESEQELTLGRQKATSSSLAKHLASYQKAFKEMPEEESLLDSVSCAWQREVPYHGRLYISQNYICFHCSMLLWDIKVVIPVSSIAILKKANTALLVPNALSIRTAEGEKFLFVSMRTREATYQLLRSVCKHLQDRSTSISSPASPVNTSYELCKKSLTSSQSDLELNPPESDGLLDQQDGLGPKQSREDEGEETAAPSKGGAWPGTQTKNKPRGWWAQLSTLNIVILIYLLLVVVLLLSSGYIGLRIVALEQQLMSMGAWPELDLHQYKTT; the protein is encoded by the exons ctGCCTGGCTGACCCTGCCGCCAGCTCCGGGAAACTCAAGAAGAGCAAGAAGAAGATGCTGGAGCCGAAGAAGTGGCAGAGCCTGGAGGAGACGGGGAGCGATGCCCCCCAGCCAAGGAGGCACCCCAGCCTCTCCAG ATCAAAGACCTATGACCCATCCTTCTCCAAAGAGAGCGAACAGGAGCTGACCCTGGGTAGGCAGAAGGCCACCTCGTCCTCT TTAGCCAAGCACCTGGCGAGCTACCAGAAGGCCTTCAAGGAGATGCCCGAGGAGGAGTCCCTACTGGACA GTGTCTCCTGTGCCTGGCAAAGGGAAGTCCCCTATCATGGGCGCCTCTACATCTCCCAGAACTACATCTGCTTCCACTGCAGCATGCTGCTCTGGGACATCAAG GTGGTGATCCCCGTCTCCTCCATCGCCATCCTCAAGAAGGCCAACACGGCACTGCTGGTGCCCAACGCCCTCAGCATTCGGACCGCGGAGGGTGAGAAG TTTCTCTTTGTCTCGATGAGGACCCGGGAGGCCACGTACCAGCTGCTGCGATCGGTCTGCAAACACCTGCAG GACAGGAGCACGAGCATCAGCTCCCCGGCCTCGCCCGTCAACACCAGCTACGAGCTCTGCAAGAAGTCTCTG ACCTCGAGCCAGTCGGACCTGGAACTGAACCCCCCCGAGTCTGATGGCCTCCTGGACCAGCAAG ATGGGCTGGGCccaaagcagagcagagaggACGAGGGCGAGGAGACAGCAGCGCCGAGCAAAG GGGGGGCATGGCCAGGCACGCAGACAAAGAACAAGCCCAGGGGCTGGTGGGCGCAACTGAGCACCCTCAATATCGTCATCCTCATCTACCTGCTGCT ggtggtggtgctgctgctgtcctCGGGGTACATCGGCCTGAGAATCGTGgcactggagcagcagctgaTGTCAATGGGGGCCTGGCCGGAGCTCGACCTACACCA ATACAAGACGACCTGA